One window of Lagenorhynchus albirostris chromosome 16, mLagAlb1.1, whole genome shotgun sequence genomic DNA carries:
- the ADRA2A gene encoding alpha-2A adrenergic receptor produces the protein MFRQEQALAEGSFAPMGSLQPDASNASWNGTEAPGGGARATPYSLQVTLTLVCLAGLLMLFTVFGNVLVIIAVFTSRALKAPQNLFLVSLASADILVATLVIPFSLANEVMGYWYFGKAWCETYLALDVLFCTSSIVHLCAISLDRYWSITQAIEYNLKRTPRRIKAIIVTVWVISAVISFPPLISIEKKGGSGGQQPAEPRCEINDQKWYVISSCIGSFFAPCLIMILVYVRIYQIAKRRTRVPPSRRGPDAAATLPGGAKRRPNGLGPERGVGPVGAEAESLPAQLNGAPREPTPAGPRDADALDLEESSSSEHAERPLGTLRSERGPRAKGKARASQVKPGDSLPRRGPGATGPGAPAAGHGEERGGGAKASRWRGRQNREKRFTFVLAVVIGVFVACWFPFFFTYTLTAVGCSVPRTLFKFFFWFGYCNSSLNPVIYTIFNHDFRRAFKKILCRGDRKRIV, from the coding sequence ATGTTCCGCCAGGAGCAGGCGCTGGCCGAAGGCAGCTTCGCGCCCATGGGCTCCCTGCAGCCGGACGCGAGCAACGCTAGCTGGAACGGGACCGAGGCCCCGGGGGGTGGCGCCCGGGCCACCCCCTACTCCCTGCAGGTGACGCTGACGCTGGTGTGCCTGGCCGGCCTGCTCATGCTGTTCACGGTGTTCGGTAACGTGCTTGTCATCATTGCCGTGTTCACAAGCCGCGCGCTCAAGGCGCCCCAGAACCTCTTCCTGGTGTCTCTGGCCTCGGCCGACATCCTGGTGGCCACGCTTGTCATCCCTTTCTCGCTGGCCAACGAGGTCATGGGCTACTGGTACTTCGGCAAGGCATGGTGTGAGACCTACCTGGCGCTCGACGTGCTCTTCTGCACGTCGTCCATCGTGCACCTGTGCGCCATCAGCCTGGATCGTTACTGGTCCATCACCCAGGCCATAGAGTACAACCTGAAGCGCACCCCACGCCGCATCAAGGCCATCATCGTCACCGTGTGGGTCATCTCGGCCGTCATCTCCTTCCCGCCGCTCATCTCCATCGAGAAGAAAGGAGGCAGTGGTGGCCAGCAGCCGGCCGAACCGCGCTGCGAGATCAACGACCAGAAGTGGTACGTCATCTCGTCGTGCATCGGCTCCTTCTTCGCGCCCTGCCTCATCATGATCCTGGTCTACGTGCGCATTTACCAGATCGCCAAGCGCCGCACCCGCGTGCCGCCCAGTCGCAGGGGTCCTGATGCCGCCGCCACGCTGCCGGGGGGCGCCAAGCGCAGACCCAACGGCTTGGGCCCGGAGCGCGGCGTGGGCCCCGTGGGCGCCGAGGCGGAGTCGCTGCCGGCCCAGCTCAACGGTGCCCCGAGGGAGCCCACGCCGGCAGGGCCGCGGGACGCCGACGCGCTGGACCTCGAGGAGAGCTCCTCGTCCGAGCACGCCGAGCGGCCCCTGGGGACCCTCAGGTCCGAGCGCGGCCCCCGGGCCAAGGGTAAGGCCCGGGCGAGCCAGGTGAAGCCCGGGGACAGCCTGCCGCGGCGCGGGCCAGGGGCGACGGGGCCGGGGGCACCCGCGGCCGGGCACGGGGAGGAGCGCGGCGGAGGCGCCAAGGCGTCGCGCTGGCGCGGGCGGCAAAACCGCGAGAAGCGCTTCACTTTCGTGCTGGCGGTGGTCATCGGAGTGTTCGTGGCGTGCTGGTTCCCCTTCTTCTTCACCTACACGCTCACGGCCGTCGGCTGCTCGGTGCCGCGCACACTCTTCAAGTTCTTTTTCTGGTTCGGCTACTGCAACAGCTCGCTGAACCCGGTCATCTACACCATCTTCAATCACGACTTCCGCCGCGCCTTCAAGAAGATCCTTTGCCGGGGGGACAGGAAGCGGATCGTGTGA